In Triticum aestivum cultivar Chinese Spring chromosome 5B, IWGSC CS RefSeq v2.1, whole genome shotgun sequence, the following proteins share a genomic window:
- the LOC123111505 gene encoding HSP-interacting protein, producing the protein MEEMPSEKKQSESGSINCAPSSSSSQDIPNSLVNKDEDLAIGVVTELKKEGTPIEQKEERASTAIDLKEEGTATQLKEEGASKEDEAAVDSKEEGAKTELEEKMMLSQKRDYEKAIELKGEGTKLFQKRDYEGAALEFDKAIKLLPKGHDDIAFLHCNIAACYMHMKPESYERAVDECNAALEASPKYTNALLKRARCFEALDRLDLACEDVQKVLSLEPNNVTALELYESLREEMETENLLENQVVSPVEPKAGFSKEKIQRKVSRRFRNNSIVEEVWLIHDDDEQENDEDGNEEECSEENHMENDLSNEGNDTREMPSRHNHDEDKRNTEKNQVKHGQQKLGADDEGQRLQHAPWDAEQMHHKETESQNKHEKPLKEIKVRSGQDQQVMHTKQNQVADMDVRQKQIEDVPTTSRSNQEIHTEMYERFINGNQARRSLQRHTSRGGDKQEKQTSVKVASPGGDEHQKQKRAYPTDGETKTVKFVMGDDIRIALVPEDCSLRQAINVARCKYSPHLKAMLLKFQDIEGDLVTITSTEELRWVEDLKQGPARLYIKEVSPEREITKDIVMPNISTATLERKHSISECGSARHPAEDKSSSYADDWMVQFARLFKNHVGFDSDALVDLRDLGTRLCIEAMEDTITSEEAQEIFHAAEAKFQEMAALALFNWGNIHMSRAKKRLSLSEDASKESVLSQVKTAYELACAEYVKAGKKFEDTVDVKPDFYEGLIALGNQQFEQAKLSWRYGDACKVDMRTEVLELFNRAEDNMEKGMEMWEGIEYLRLKGLSKSKKEKILLDKLGLDGHQKDLTADEAFEQASNMRSQLNISWATILYERSVVEFQLGLASWEESLTEAIEKFKTGGASLADISVMIKNHCANEKTQEGLSFKIDEIVQAWNEMYDAKKLENGSSSFRLEPLFRRQPSKLHNVLEHIKYT; encoded by the exons ATGGAGGAGATGCCAAGCGAGAAGAAACAAAGTGAATCTGGATCAATTAATTGCGCACCTAGTTCAAGCAGCAGCCAGGACATTCCCAATTCACTGGTGAATAAAGATGAAGACCTCGCTATTGGGGTGGTAACAGAGTTAAAGAAGGAGGGGACGCCCATTGAACAGAAGGAGGAAAGGGCGTCAACGGCTATTGACTTGAAGGAGGAGGGTACAGCCACCCAACTGAAGGAGGAAGGGGCTTCCAAGGAGGATGAGGCAGCTGTTGACTCCAAGGAAGAGGGGGCGAAAACCGAATTGGAGGAAAAGATGATGTTATCCCAGAAGAGAGACTATGAGAAGGCTATCGAACTTAAGGGAGAGGGGACAAAGCTATTCCAGAAGCGGGATTATGAGGGGGCGGCCCTTGAGTTTGATAAGGCAATAAAGCTCTTGCCAAAGGGGCACGATGATATCGCCTTCCTCCACTGCAATATTGCTGCATGTTACATGCATATGAAACCTGAGAGTTATGAACGAGCGGTTGACGAGTGCAACGCAGCACTGGAAGCATCGCCGAAGTATACAAATGCATTGCTGAAAAGGGCACGATGCTTTGAAGCATTGGATAGGCTGGATCTGGCTTGTGAGGATGTGCAGAAGGTGCTGAGCTTGGAACCAAACAATGTCACTGCATTGGAGCTCTACGAGAGCCTTAGGGAGGAGATGGAGACAGAAAATTTGTTGGAGAATCAGGTTGTGTCACCGGTAGAGCCTAAGGCCGGTTTTTCAAAAGAGAAGATCCAGAGGAAAGTATCTCGCAGATTTAGAAACAATTCCATAGTTGAGGAGGTGTGGTTGATTCACGATGACGATGAGCAAgagaatgatgaagatggcaacgAAGAAGAGTGCAGTGAAGAAAACCACATGGAGAATGATTTAAGCAATGAAGGAAATGATACCCGGGAGATGCCATCGAGACATAATCATGACGAGGATAAAAGAAACACGGAAAAGAACCAGGTGAAGCATGGTCAGCAGAAACTAGGAGCAGATGATGAAGGCCAACGACTGCAGCATGCTCCGTGGGATGCGGAACAAATGCACCACAAAGAAACAGAGAGTCAAAATAAGCATGAAAAGCCCCTCAAAGAGATAAAGGTGAGAAGTGGTCAGGATCAGCAGGTAATGCATACAAAGCAGAATCAAGTCGCCGATATGGATGTGCGTCAAAAGCAAATTGAGGATGTACCAACCACTAGCCGTAGTAACCAAGAAATTCACACTGAGATGTATGAAAGGTTTATCAATGGCAACCAAGCAAGACGCTCCTTACAGCGGCATACTAGTCGTGGAGGGGACAAGCAGGAAAAGCAAACTTCAGTTAAAGTAGCAAGTCCTGGGGGAGATGAGCACCAAAAACAGAAGCGCGCATATCCTACCGATGGAGAAACAAAGACTGTAAAGTTTGTTATGGGAGATGACATAAGGATTGCACTTGTTCCAGAAGACTGTAGTCTACGGCAAGCGATAAACGTAGCTCGGTGTAAGTACAGTCCCCACCTGAAGGCAATGCTTCTTAAGTTTCAGGACATAGAGGGTGACTTGGTGACCATTACATCAACTGAGGAACTAAGGTGGGTTGAGGATCTGAAGCAAGGACCCGCTCGGCTGTACATAAAAGAAGTAAGTCCTGAGCGCGAGATCACCAAGGACATCGTCATGCCCAATATTTCTACGGCAACACTGGAAAGAAAGCATAGCATCTCTGAGTGCGGAAGCGCTAGACACCCAGCAGAAGACAAGAGCTCATCATATGCTGATGACTGGATGGTGCAGTTCGCTCGTCTATTCAAGAACCATGTTGGTTTTGATTCTGATGCATTAGTGGATCTCCGTGACCTCGGTACGCGGCTGTGCATTGAGGCAATGGAAGACACCATCACAAGCGAAGAAGCCCAGGAGATATTTCATGCGGCAGAGGCAAAATTTCAGGAAATGGCAGCTTTAGCGTTGTTTAACTGGGGCAACATACACATGTCTCGCGCAAAGAAACGACTATCTTTATCAGAGGATGCTTCAAAGGAGTCTGTACTTTCCCAGGTCAAAACCGCATACGAACTGGCATGCGCTGAATACGTCAAAGCTGGAAAGAAGTTTGAAGATACTGTGGATGTAAAGCCAGACTTTTATGAAGGCCTTATTGCGCTTGGAAATCAACAGTTTGAGCAAGCAAAGCTGTCTTGGCGTTATGGAGATGCTTGTAAGGTAGACATGCGAACTGAAGTACTAGAGCTATTCAATCGTGCTGAGGATAACATGGAAAAAGGAATGGAGATGTGGGAGGGGATAGAATACTTGCGACTAAAAGGATTGTCTAAatcaaaaaaggagaaaatcctACTGGATAAGTTGGGATTGGATGGGCACCAAAAAGATTTAACAGCAGATGAAGCGTTTGAGCAAGCTTCAAATATGCGATCACAGCTAAACATTTCATGGGCTACCATTCTTTATGAGCGATCAGTAGTAGAATTCCAGTTAGGTCTTGCTAGCTGGGAGGAGAGTCTCACCGAAGCAATTGAGAAATTTAAGACCGGTGGAGCTTCGCTGGCAGATATCAGTGTAATGATAAAGAACCATTGTGCGAATGAGAAAACTCAAGAAG GATTGAGCTTCAAGATTGATGAGATAGTTCAAGCATGGAACGAAATGTACGATGCTAAAAAGTTGGAAAATGGTAGTTCTTCTTTCCGTCTTGAACCTTTATTTCGAAGACAGCCTTCGAAGCTGCATAATGTACTAGAGCACATAAAGTACACATGA